In Mycobacterium branderi, the DNA window CCCACTTCGCTGAAGCCGACGCGCGAGTACGCGGCGCGGGCCACGGTATTGAAGCTGTTGACGTACAGGCTGGCGATTCGTCCGGTGCCGACGATCACCGCCGCCAGCGTCGCGGTGCCTGCGGTTCCCAGACCCTGGCCGCGACGATCCGGATGCACCCACACACCCTGGATCTGACCAACGGCCGGCGACTGCGACCCGACTTCGGCTTTGAAGACGACCTGACCGTGCTCGAAGCGGGCCCATGCCCGGCCCTGGGTGATCAGGTTGGCCACCCGGCGGCGGTAGCCGCGGCCGCCGTCGCCCAGCCGCGGATCCACCCCGACCTCGCCGATGAACATGTCGACGGCGGCCACCAGGTAGGCGTCGATTTCGGTGAGCTTGACCTGGCGCACCTCGGGGTCGATCGCGCAGTCAGGCATGCGGCCCAGCGCCATCAGCGGCTGATGCTCCCGTACGTCGCGGGCCGGGCCCCAGGCCGACTCCAGCCGCCGCCACATCGGCATCACCAGTTCGGCTCGGCCCACCAGCGACGAGCACCGCCGCGACCCGCTCATCGCCTCGTCCGCGAAGGCAATCAAGTCGTCCGGCCCGCCGCGCAGCGGAATCAGGTTTGGCCCTGCGTAGCAAAGGGATTCGTCGGCGCCACGCCGGGTCCACAGTTCGCCGCCGATCGCCGACGGCTCGATGCCGTGGTCGGCGACCCGGGCGGCGACCATGCACGACCCGACGGGGTCGTGGTCGAGTACGCGGCGCACCGCCGCGACGTCCCGCACCACCGACACCCGTCGCTGGTCGACCAAGCGATGGATGGGCGGAGCCGACATCGTGACTCTTTCTGCGAAAGCGGGCGTCCCTCAGCTTACGGTCACAACGGGCGAACCGCTCGCAGTACCTTGCTCACCGGCGAGCCGCATGGCCTCTTCGATCAGCGTCTCGACGATCTGCGCCTCGGGCACCGTCTTGATCACCTCGCCGCGCACGAAGATCTGGCCCTTGCCGTTGCCCGACGCCACCCCGAGGTCGGCTTCGCGGGCCTCCCCCGGGCCGTTGACGACGCAACCCATCACCGCCACCCGCAGCGGCACCTCCAGGCCGTCCAGACCGGCGCTGACCTCGTTGGCCAGGGTGTAGACGTCGACTTGAGCCCGACCGCAGGACGGGCAGGACACAATCTCCAGCGAGCGGGGCCGCAGGTTCAGCGATTCCAGGATCTGGTTGCCGACCTTGACCTCTTCGACCGGCGGCGCCGACAGCGACACCCGGATGGTGTCGCCGATGCCCTTTGACAACAACGCGCCGAACGCGACGGCCGACTTGATGGTGCCCTGAAACGCCGGCCCAGCCTCGGTGACCCCGAGGTGCAGGGGGTAGTCGCACTGCGCGGCCAGCTGCTCGTAGGCCGCGACCATGACGACGGGGTCGCTGTGCTTGACGCTGATCTTGATGTTGCCGAAGCCGTGCTCTTCGAACAGCGACGCCTCCCACAACGCGGACTCCACCAGCGCTTCGGGCGTGGCCTTGCCGTACTTGGCCATGAACCGCTTGTCCAGCGAGCCTGCGTTGACACCGATGCGGATCGGAATCCCCGCCGCCGCAGCGGCTTTGGCGACCTCGGCGACGCGGCCGTCGAATTCTTTGATGTTGCCGGGGTTTACCCGCACCGCGGCGCAGCCAGCGTCGATCGCGGCGAAGATGTACTTGGGCTGGAAGTGAATATCGGCGATCACCGGAATCTGGCTGTGCCGGGCGATTTCGGCCAGCGCGTCGGCGTCCTCCTGGCGCGGGCAGGCCACCCGGACGATGTCGCAGCCGGCGGCGGTCAGCTCGGCGATCTGCTGCAGCGTGGCGTTGACGTCGTGGGTTTTGGTGGTGGTCATCGACTGCACGGCGATCGGATGGTCGCTGCCGATGCCGACGTCGCCGACCATCAGCTGGCGGGTCTTGCGCCGTGGCGCCAAGGTGGGCGCCGGCGGTTCCGGCATGCCCAGACCGATAGTCATGCGCCGCTCCTCCTCATCGCTTCGCTCTGCATCGTCGTCGGCGCGCAGTCATGAATCTCCTACTGGAACAACCTGATCGGGTTGACCAGGTCGGCGGTCACGGTCAGCAGCATGTAGCCGACCACCACGACCAGGATGACGTAGGTGGCGGGCATCAGCTTGAGGTAGTTGACGGGCGCCGCGGCGACCATGCCGCGCGCCGACCGGATCATGTTG includes these proteins:
- a CDS encoding GNAT family N-acetyltransferase; amino-acid sequence: MSAPPIHRLVDQRRVSVVRDVAAVRRVLDHDPVGSCMVAARVADHGIEPSAIGGELWTRRGADESLCYAGPNLIPLRGGPDDLIAFADEAMSGSRRCSSLVGRAELVMPMWRRLESAWGPARDVREHQPLMALGRMPDCAIDPEVRQVKLTEIDAYLVAAVDMFIGEVGVDPRLGDGGRGYRRRVANLITQGRAWARFEHGQVVFKAEVGSQSPAVGQIQGVWVHPDRRGQGLGTAGTATLAAVIVGTGRIASLYVNSFNTVARAAYSRVGFSEVGSFATVLLD
- the ispG gene encoding flavodoxin-dependent (E)-4-hydroxy-3-methylbut-2-enyl-diphosphate synthase — translated: MTIGLGMPEPPAPTLAPRRKTRQLMVGDVGIGSDHPIAVQSMTTTKTHDVNATLQQIAELTAAGCDIVRVACPRQEDADALAEIARHSQIPVIADIHFQPKYIFAAIDAGCAAVRVNPGNIKEFDGRVAEVAKAAAAAGIPIRIGVNAGSLDKRFMAKYGKATPEALVESALWEASLFEEHGFGNIKISVKHSDPVVMVAAYEQLAAQCDYPLHLGVTEAGPAFQGTIKSAVAFGALLSKGIGDTIRVSLSAPPVEEVKVGNQILESLNLRPRSLEIVSCPSCGRAQVDVYTLANEVSAGLDGLEVPLRVAVMGCVVNGPGEAREADLGVASGNGKGQIFVRGEVIKTVPEAQIVETLIEEAMRLAGEQGTASGSPVVTVS